The Methanofollis sp. UBA420 genome contains a region encoding:
- a CDS encoding ATP-grasp domain-containing protein produces the protein MRRVLVAGFATRHVVQSARRAGFEVYAVDHFCDQDLCWNASKHLRFDELEDLPDTIATIADGHTIDYFVATSGAEDLAVPLPHAGTPAGVSARFLDKLEIQTFFEDAHIPTPHLSDGRFPAMIKPRHGAGGWRNRVVRSPEDLRAWEEEWPDVPSITQELVSGIPASVSCIADGTRAVAIAVNEQILRGGESDRAYGFSGSITPFDHPLAAKMAAIAEEAVGRSGCVGSVGVDFVVGDDDVWAIEINPRFQGTLDTVEIATGQSVFKRHIDACQGTLPPHGLKSGTVAARTILFADRDLTLTQDLGDCADCCADIPWPGTEIEEGGAVVSIYGWGHDRTAALDMLDRNITRVRQYIP, from the coding sequence TTGAGACGCGTCCTTGTCGCGGGATTCGCGACCAGGCACGTGGTCCAGTCGGCGCGGCGGGCAGGTTTCGAGGTCTATGCCGTCGACCATTTCTGCGACCAGGACCTCTGCTGGAATGCCAGCAAGCACCTCAGGTTCGACGAACTCGAGGATCTTCCCGATACGATCGCCACGATCGCCGACGGTCACACGATCGACTACTTTGTCGCCACCTCAGGGGCCGAGGACCTCGCCGTCCCCCTCCCCCATGCAGGGACGCCTGCCGGCGTCTCGGCGCGTTTCCTGGACAAACTCGAGATCCAGACGTTCTTCGAGGACGCTCACATCCCGACACCGCACCTCTCAGACGGCCGCTTCCCGGCCATGATAAAACCGCGGCACGGTGCCGGCGGGTGGCGGAACCGCGTCGTCCGCTCTCCTGAAGATCTCAGGGCCTGGGAAGAGGAGTGGCCGGATGTCCCGTCGATCACCCAGGAACTCGTCTCCGGCATACCCGCGAGCGTCTCCTGCATCGCCGACGGGACGCGTGCCGTCGCCATCGCCGTCAACGAGCAGATCCTCCGCGGCGGAGAGAGCGACCGGGCGTACGGCTTTTCCGGCTCGATCACGCCGTTCGATCACCCCCTCGCCGCGAAGATGGCAGCGATTGCAGAGGAGGCCGTGGGTCGGAGCGGCTGCGTCGGGTCGGTCGGCGTCGACTTCGTCGTCGGCGACGACGATGTGTGGGCGATCGAGATCAACCCCCGCTTCCAGGGCACCCTCGACACCGTCGAGATCGCCACCGGCCAGAGCGTCTTCAAGAGGCACATCGACGCCTGTCAGGGCACACTTCCCCCGCACGGCCTGAAGTCCGGGACGGTGGCGGCGCGGACGATCCTCTTTGCCGACCGCGACCTCACGCTCACACAGGACCTTGGCGACTGTGCCGACTGTTGCGCCGACATCCCCTGGCCAGGGACCGAGATCGAGGAGGGAGGTGCGGTGGTGAGCATCTACGGATGGGGTCATGACCGCACCGCCGCCCTTGACATGCTGGATAGAAATATAACACGCGTCCGTCAATATATTCCCTGA
- a CDS encoding 4Fe-4S binding protein gives MKLMVSFSRKKVREPIIARVVKDTGVLINVERARIEPGEGEVLIDVPNGSADEVSQKMRDMGATVRVLEDAIHHNEAECVDCGACISICPQDVFSFDDDWNLVVDQKRCVLCGRCLQACPHGALSLLR, from the coding sequence ATGAAACTGATGGTCTCATTCTCCAGGAAGAAAGTCCGCGAACCGATCATCGCACGGGTGGTCAAGGACACCGGCGTCCTGATCAATGTCGAGCGGGCCAGGATTGAACCGGGCGAGGGCGAGGTGCTCATCGACGTCCCGAACGGTTCCGCGGATGAAGTCAGCCAGAAGATGCGCGACATGGGAGCGACGGTGCGTGTCCTTGAGGACGCCATCCACCACAACGAGGCCGAGTGTGTGGACTGCGGGGCGTGCATCAGCATCTGCCCGCAGGACGTCTTCTCCTTCGACGACGACTGGAACCTCGTCGTCGACCAGAAGCGCTGCGTCCTCTGCGGCCGGTGCCTCCAGGCGTGCCCGCACGGGGCGCTCTCCCTCCTGAGATGA
- a CDS encoding UPF0280 family protein → MIREHFQYRQTITTILAEEQLFIDAAKSAMLDARAELEAFIAEDSFFGITFDPYNPPAESLTVRRMGTASVSAGVGPMAAVAGTIAWAGAEAMQEAGASFGVVDNGGDIALFSDRDARVGIHAGESPLSDRLAFLVPRHPAILGICTSSATVGPSISFGIADAVCVIAEDVALADAWATSLCNGLSPDDDAPFAALAGTGVQGALAILGDAVGTWGTLPEIVGARVDTGLITRGEEV, encoded by the coding sequence ATGATCCGCGAGCACTTCCAGTACAGGCAGACGATCACGACGATCCTGGCCGAGGAGCAGCTCTTTATCGATGCGGCAAAAAGTGCGATGCTCGACGCCCGTGCTGAACTGGAGGCGTTCATCGCCGAAGACTCCTTCTTCGGGATCACCTTCGACCCCTACAACCCGCCGGCGGAGAGTCTGACCGTGCGGCGGATGGGCACGGCGTCCGTCTCCGCGGGCGTCGGCCCCATGGCGGCGGTCGCCGGCACCATCGCCTGGGCAGGGGCGGAGGCGATGCAGGAGGCCGGCGCCTCCTTCGGCGTCGTCGACAACGGCGGGGACATCGCCCTCTTCTCAGACCGCGACGCGCGGGTCGGCATCCACGCCGGCGAGTCGCCCCTCTCCGACAGACTGGCCTTCCTCGTCCCACGGCACCCCGCCATCCTCGGCATCTGCACGTCGTCGGCGACAGTCGGGCCGTCGATCTCCTTCGGCATCGCCGACGCCGTCTGCGTCATCGCGGAGGACGTCGCCCTCGCCGACGCCTGGGCGACCTCCCTCTGCAACGGCCTCAGCCCCGACGACGACGCACCCTTCGCCGCCCTCGCAGGCACCGGCGTGCAGGGCGCCCTCGCCATCCTCGGCGACGCCGTCGGCACCTGGGGGACGCTCCCCGAGATCGTCGGCGCACGGGTCGACACCGGCCTCATCACGCGGGGGGAGGAGGTGTGA
- a CDS encoding HDIG domain-containing metalloprotein, which yields MQLLEQLEAHLSDAGCDPRVIAHCRTVNAVAAGYARSSVVDRELLIAGAMLHDLGRSETHSLHHAEVGADLARQSGCPDEVARIVQRHIGAGLTVEECALLGLIPRDSVPQRLEERIVAHADNLVKGTRVITPEERMDRSVTLGRKFLVRAFRLGLDLEPLRHLR from the coding sequence ATGCAACTCTTGGAACAACTGGAAGCGCATCTGAGTGATGCCGGGTGCGATCCCCGCGTCATCGCCCATTGCCGTACCGTTAACGCCGTCGCTGCAGGATATGCCCGGTCTTCGGTCGTCGACAGGGAACTGTTGATAGCCGGGGCCATGCTCCACGACCTTGGCCGGTCAGAGACCCACTCACTCCACCATGCCGAGGTCGGCGCCGACCTCGCCCGCCAGTCAGGGTGTCCTGATGAGGTCGCCAGGATCGTCCAGAGGCATATCGGCGCGGGACTGACTGTCGAGGAATGCGCTCTTCTCGGCCTCATACCGAGGGACTCGGTGCCGCAAAGACTGGAGGAACGGATTGTAGCCCATGCCGACAATCTGGTCAAAGGGACGCGGGTGATCACGCCTGAGGAGCGGATGGACCGATCTGTTACCCTCGGCAGAAAATTTCTGGTGCGGGCCTTCAGGCTCGGCCTCGACCTTGAACCCCTCCGTCACCTCAGATGA
- a CDS encoding Nif3-like dinuclear metal center hexameric protein: MDSADLVAHLERIAPPELAEEFDEGRIGLIVEGRMDVGAVCCALDATPAVAEAAARAGAGMLVVHHTPIWEPVTAVRGTTAGVLRPLLAHGIGLYVMHTNFDRAAGGVNDTLARILGLEEVRPMSLGRVGTCTCTLREMAARIGGNVRVYGDARDPATLAVVGGSGFDPALIEEAVGLGAEAFLSAELKHHVARASPIPCIESTHYALEAPGMQALAEREGWQYIDDRPTVTTLP; encoded by the coding sequence ATGGATAGTGCAGACCTGGTTGCGCACCTGGAACGCATCGCGCCGCCGGAACTTGCTGAAGAATTCGACGAGGGACGGATCGGCCTCATCGTCGAAGGGAGGATGGACGTCGGGGCGGTCTGTTGCGCCCTCGACGCCACGCCTGCGGTGGCGGAGGCCGCCGCCCGTGCCGGTGCCGGCATGCTCGTCGTCCACCACACTCCCATCTGGGAACCGGTGACCGCCGTCCGCGGCACGACCGCCGGCGTCCTGCGGCCCCTGCTGGCGCACGGCATCGGCCTCTATGTGATGCACACCAACTTCGACCGCGCGGCCGGCGGGGTGAACGACACCCTCGCCCGCATCCTCGGCCTTGAGGAAGTGCGGCCGATGTCGCTTGGACGCGTCGGCACCTGCACCTGCACCCTCAGGGAGATGGCCGCCCGCATCGGCGGGAATGTCAGGGTGTACGGCGACGCACGCGACCCCGCCACCCTTGCAGTCGTCGGCGGGAGCGGCTTTGACCCGGCCCTCATCGAGGAGGCCGTCGGCCTCGGTGCGGAGGCCTTTCTCTCGGCAGAACTGAAGCACCATGTGGCGCGGGCGTCGCCGATCCCCTGCATCGAGTCGACCCACTATGCCCTGGAGGCCCCGGGCATGCAGGCGCTCGCGGAGAGGGAGGGCTGGCAGTACATCGATGATCGGCCGACAGTCACGACCCTTCCATGA
- a CDS encoding tRNA (cytidine(56)-2'-O)-methyltransferase: protein MRKVCILRLGHRPERDLRVTTHVGLTARALGADGMYLAAEDHGIVDSIEDVVERWGGEFFVENNVKWRQCIKQWKEKGGIVAHLTMYGLDVGEVTDAVRERPEDLLIIVGAEKVPGDVYGMVDYNVSVTNQPHSEISSLAIFLDRLFLGQEMDHKFEGAKIRVEPCKVGKRVVEL, encoded by the coding sequence ATGAGGAAAGTGTGTATCCTCAGACTCGGTCACCGGCCTGAACGCGACCTGCGGGTGACCACCCATGTCGGCCTCACGGCCCGCGCCCTCGGCGCGGACGGAATGTACCTTGCGGCTGAAGACCACGGAATCGTCGATTCTATCGAGGACGTGGTCGAGCGCTGGGGCGGAGAATTTTTCGTTGAAAACAACGTGAAATGGCGGCAATGCATCAAGCAGTGGAAGGAGAAGGGGGGCATCGTCGCCCATCTCACCATGTACGGCCTTGACGTCGGGGAGGTCACCGACGCGGTGCGGGAGCGCCCCGAAGACCTGCTCATCATCGTCGGCGCGGAGAAAGTGCCGGGCGACGTCTACGGCATGGTCGACTACAACGTATCCGTGACCAACCAGCCCCACTCCGAGATATCAAGCCTTGCCATCTTCCTCGACCGCCTCTTCCTGGGCCAGGAGATGGACCACAAGTTCGAGGGTGCGAAGATCCGTGTCGAGCCCTGCAAGGTCGGAAAACGGGTGGTCGAGCTTTGA
- a CDS encoding homocysteine biosynthesis protein encodes MEKSIEEINTRIRDGNARVVTAEEMPDIVAELGEEGALKEVDVVTTGTFGAMCSSGAFLNFGHTDPPIRMERVWLNDVEAYGGVAAVDAYLGATQQSTTQGDKYGGAHVIEDLISGRSVELRAISRGTDCYPRRTVTSTLLLEDFNDAVMVNPRNAYQNYNAATNTTDRTLHTYMGLLLPNSGNVSYSGAGALSPLANDPHYHRIGSGVPIFLGGAEGMIVGQGTQSSPATGFATLMTTGDLKQMSPDFIRAATYQGYGVTMYVGVGVPLPVTDLEVVRSTAVRDEDLMTTIVDYGVPHRDRPAIRRVSFAELKSGKVEINGEEVKTSSLSSYKKAREVAETLRGWVEQGSIELALPTRSFNAAKRTHPMRETKVVPMVREVMDPEVVCITEDEQITAAATRLLKGETNHLPVLDANGILVGIVTTYDVTKAVARPGDRLLVRDIMTRKVVRTTPDEAVDIAAQKLDRNNISAMPVVDPANRVIGMLTALDLGKLLGGRWQ; translated from the coding sequence ATGGAGAAGTCGATCGAAGAGATCAATACACGAATACGCGACGGCAATGCCCGCGTCGTCACGGCAGAGGAGATGCCGGACATTGTCGCGGAACTCGGTGAGGAAGGGGCCCTCAAAGAGGTGGACGTCGTCACGACCGGGACCTTCGGGGCAATGTGCTCCTCCGGTGCCTTTCTCAACTTCGGCCACACCGACCCCCCCATCAGGATGGAGAGAGTCTGGCTCAACGACGTCGAGGCATATGGGGGCGTTGCCGCCGTCGACGCCTACCTCGGGGCGACTCAGCAGTCCACCACGCAGGGCGATAAGTACGGCGGTGCGCACGTGATCGAGGACCTGATCTCGGGCAGGTCTGTCGAACTCCGTGCGATCTCCCGCGGGACAGACTGCTACCCGCGCCGGACGGTGACCTCCACCCTCCTCCTCGAAGACTTCAACGACGCCGTGATGGTCAACCCGCGGAACGCCTACCAGAACTACAATGCGGCGACAAACACCACGGACCGCACCCTCCACACCTATATGGGCCTCCTCCTCCCGAACAGCGGAAATGTCTCCTATTCAGGGGCAGGGGCGCTCTCCCCCCTCGCCAACGACCCCCACTACCACAGGATCGGGAGCGGCGTCCCCATATTCCTGGGCGGGGCAGAGGGCATGATCGTCGGGCAGGGCACGCAGTCCTCCCCCGCGACCGGTTTTGCGACCCTGATGACGACCGGCGACCTGAAGCAGATGAGTCCTGACTTTATCAGGGCGGCGACGTACCAGGGCTACGGCGTCACGATGTACGTCGGCGTCGGCGTCCCCCTGCCTGTCACTGACCTTGAGGTCGTCAGGAGCACGGCAGTACGGGATGAGGACCTGATGACGACCATTGTCGACTACGGCGTGCCGCACCGCGACCGTCCGGCCATCCGGCGTGTCAGCTTTGCCGAACTGAAGAGTGGGAAGGTCGAGATCAATGGCGAAGAGGTGAAGACCTCGTCTCTTTCAAGCTACAAGAAGGCCCGCGAGGTCGCGGAGACCCTGCGCGGCTGGGTGGAGCAGGGGTCGATCGAACTCGCCCTCCCGACCAGGTCCTTCAATGCCGCAAAGAGGACGCACCCGATGCGCGAGACGAAGGTGGTCCCGATGGTGCGCGAGGTGATGGACCCGGAGGTCGTCTGCATCACCGAGGACGAACAGATCACCGCGGCGGCCACGAGGCTTCTCAAGGGCGAGACAAACCACCTGCCTGTCCTCGATGCAAATGGCATCCTCGTCGGGATCGTCACGACCTACGACGTCACCAAGGCCGTCGCACGTCCGGGCGACCGACTCCTTGTCAGGGACATCATGACCCGAAAGGTCGTCAGGACGACGCCCGACGAGGCGGTGGATATCGCAGCCCAGAAACTGGACCGGAACAATATCAGTGCGATGCCGGTGGTCGACCCTGCAAACAGGGTCATCGGCATGCTCACCGCGCTTGACCTCGGCAAACTTCTCGGCGGGAGGTGGCAGTAA
- a CDS encoding rubredoxin, producing the protein MAKVKRYICKHCGYVYSPLRGEPHRGIPAGTEFEDLPEDYICPVCGATGKGPIGTWGFEPWNPTRYVCKICGYVYDQKRGEPHRGIPAGTEFEDLPDDYACPVCGLDPKISKYYGKVGKTQFEALEY; encoded by the coding sequence ATGGCAAAGGTGAAGCGATATATCTGCAAGCACTGCGGTTATGTGTATTCTCCGCTCAGGGGTGAACCGCACCGGGGCATACCGGCAGGGACGGAGTTCGAAGACCTACCCGAGGACTATATCTGCCCGGTCTGCGGAGCGACGGGAAAGGGGCCGATTGGCACCTGGGGCTTCGAGCCCTGGAACCCTACGAGATATGTCTGCAAGATCTGCGGGTATGTGTACGACCAGAAGCGGGGTGAACCACACCGCGGCATACCGGCAGGGACGGAGTTCGAAGACCTGCCTGATGACTATGCCTGTCCGGTCTGCGGACTGGACCCGAAGATATCGAAGTATTACGGCAAGGTCGGCAAGACCCAGTTCGAGGCCCTGGAGTACTGA
- a CDS encoding SWIM zinc finger family protein has translation MKDIWQEIRDAGGLTPPIREQICRSYRGRGEKALAAVDGGMVRKYNDFFVVTGCSDEYIVEDDFCTCKDFIYRGRCCWHILAVQIAVAAGSYQEKDGWYIDRWKMIR, from the coding sequence ATGAAGGATATCTGGCAGGAGATCAGGGACGCGGGCGGCCTGACCCCGCCGATCAGGGAGCAAATCTGTCGTTCCTACAGGGGCCGGGGGGAAAAGGCGCTCGCAGCAGTCGACGGCGGGATGGTGCGGAAGTACAACGACTTCTTTGTCGTCACCGGTTGTTCGGACGAGTACATCGTCGAGGACGATTTCTGCACCTGCAAGGACTTCATCTACCGGGGGCGGTGCTGCTGGCACATCCTTGCCGTGCAGATCGCCGTAGCAGCAGGGTCATATCAGGAAAAAGACGGTTGGTATATTGATCGATGGAAGATGATCCGGTGA
- a CDS encoding EamA family transporter encodes MSFSEHLPVIYALAAAALFGITAPFSKLLLDGVGPVTMASLLFLGSGTGLLIYLAAGSLSGNGREGVEASLSRSDLPWLAGVVISGGVLAPIVLMLSLAHTPAATAALLLNFEAVATAIIAVLWYREPIGRRMGGALCLITLSCIILSWNPDQAFGFSIAALGILLTCTFWGLDNNFSKMISAKDPIPIVMIKGLGAGTVTFFIARALGEAIPSPETCCAAMIIGFLGYGGLMSVFFLMALRGIGSARTGALVSTSPFFGVLVSFFLFTDDPGVLFYPSLLTMGLGAYLLITERHSHSHHHEAMVHEHRHRHDDLHHDHEHPAGTPAIDRHGYHSHPHAHPDLWHDHPHSPDTHHQHRHDGASSAKY; translated from the coding sequence ATGTCTTTCTCTGAGCACCTTCCTGTCATCTATGCCCTGGCCGCCGCCGCACTCTTCGGGATCACGGCACCCTTCTCCAAACTTCTTCTCGACGGTGTCGGGCCGGTCACCATGGCGTCGCTCCTCTTTCTCGGGAGCGGGACCGGCCTTCTCATCTACCTTGCGGCAGGTTCTCTCTCCGGCAACGGTAGGGAAGGCGTCGAGGCGTCGCTCAGCCGTTCTGACCTCCCCTGGCTTGCCGGGGTGGTCATCTCGGGCGGTGTCCTTGCGCCCATCGTGTTGATGCTCAGCCTTGCCCATACGCCTGCAGCCACCGCCGCCCTCCTCCTCAACTTCGAGGCCGTGGCCACGGCCATCATTGCGGTCCTGTGGTACCGGGAACCGATCGGCCGCCGGATGGGGGGTGCACTCTGCCTGATCACCCTCTCCTGCATCATCCTCTCATGGAATCCCGACCAGGCCTTCGGTTTCTCTATTGCCGCCCTCGGCATCCTCCTCACCTGCACCTTCTGGGGTCTTGACAACAACTTCAGCAAGATGATCTCGGCGAAAGACCCCATACCCATCGTCATGATCAAAGGCCTCGGGGCCGGTACGGTCACCTTCTTCATTGCCCGGGCCCTCGGCGAGGCCATCCCGTCACCTGAGACCTGTTGTGCCGCCATGATCATCGGGTTCCTCGGGTACGGCGGCCTGATGAGTGTCTTCTTCCTGATGGCACTGAGGGGGATCGGTTCGGCCAGGACAGGTGCGCTCGTCTCGACCTCGCCCTTCTTTGGTGTTCTGGTCTCGTTCTTCCTCTTCACCGATGACCCGGGCGTCCTCTTCTACCCGTCTCTCCTGACCATGGGCCTCGGTGCCTATCTCCTCATCACAGAGCGGCATTCTCACTCCCACCACCACGAGGCGATGGTGCACGAACACCGTCATAGGCACGACGACCTCCACCACGACCACGAGCACCCGGCAGGCACGCCTGCCATCGACCGGCACGGGTACCACTCCCATCCCCATGCCCACCCCGACCTCTGGCACGACCACCCGCACAGCCCTGACACCCATCACCAGCACCGCCATGACGGCGCCAGCAGCGCAAAGTACTGA
- a CDS encoding regulator of amino acid metabolism, contains ACT domain protein, with amino-acid sequence MWAKIMQEFADSPAQARVVRFLLENGFGVSSEGRITCNGIEIPATHIAREIGIDRRVVDATARRILTMGPAAEIFSLMRATPDLSQVAGFLKLTVITILPRDAHEKGIVGAVVGVLAAHDLAIRQIFVNDPYFSESPKLVVVLDEPLPVGVIEKLRALPHVQQLII; translated from the coding sequence ATGTGGGCAAAAATCATGCAGGAATTTGCCGATTCCCCGGCCCAGGCCCGGGTCGTCAGGTTTCTCCTCGAGAACGGCTTTGGCGTCTCCTCTGAGGGGCGCATCACCTGCAATGGTATCGAGATACCGGCCACGCATATCGCACGGGAGATCGGGATCGACCGCCGGGTCGTCGATGCCACGGCCCGTCGTATCCTGACGATGGGGCCGGCAGCAGAGATATTTTCACTGATGAGAGCAACCCCCGATCTCTCCCAGGTGGCCGGATTCTTGAAACTCACCGTCATCACCATCCTCCCGAGAGACGCCCATGAGAAGGGGATTGTCGGTGCGGTGGTCGGCGTCCTTGCCGCGCACGACCTGGCCATCAGGCAGATCTTCGTGAACGACCCGTACTTCTCCGAGTCCCCGAAACTTGTCGTCGTCCTCGACGAACCCCTGCCTGTCGGCGTGATCGAAAAACTGCGGGCCCTCCCCCATGTTCAACAGTTGATCATCTGA
- a CDS encoding transcription factor → MVGIDEMLADPAIRAYLLRHIGNEGLDLLERFPPAGEYSDEELAEKTGINLNTVRHTLYTLYERRLAEYRRIKDPESGWLTYLWTLRTDMVYPVIREELERVLEILTKRSKYEEENDFFICEECGIFTFNDVSDSNFTCPNCGAPVKHFDNEMLLGALKRRVAAIHATLGTTGSASE, encoded by the coding sequence ATGGTTGGCATAGACGAGATGCTGGCAGATCCGGCAATCAGGGCATATCTCCTCCGCCATATCGGGAACGAGGGCCTCGATCTCCTCGAGAGGTTCCCGCCCGCGGGCGAATACTCGGACGAGGAACTTGCCGAGAAGACCGGCATCAACCTCAATACGGTACGGCACACTCTCTATACGCTCTACGAGAGGCGTCTTGCCGAGTACAGGCGGATCAAGGACCCGGAGTCGGGCTGGCTCACATACCTGTGGACACTCAGGACCGACATGGTCTATCCGGTGATCAGGGAGGAACTCGAACGTGTCCTGGAGATCCTGACAAAGAGATCGAAGTACGAGGAGGAGAACGACTTTTTCATCTGCGAGGAGTGCGGGATCTTCACCTTCAACGATGTCTCTGACTCAAACTTTACCTGCCCCAACTGCGGCGCCCCGGTGAAGCATTTCGACAATGAGATGCTCCTTGGCGCCCTGAAACGGCGGGTCGCGGCGATCCATGCAACTCTTGGAACAACTGGAAGCGCATCTGAGTGA